The sequence below is a genomic window from Aspergillus nidulans FGSC A4 chromosome V.
AAGCTGTCAAATATAGTATAaaatagacttgttaaacccaacccacgaaacccgccccaacccgccccgacccgccaagaaacgggttgggttagaccttctaattatccattgggttttggatatttttggctgccccaaagcccggcggagcaacccgctgggttgccaagatatctgaataggtatattactgtatttagattatatttgcttacttagatagttataatacagtatttaaatacagtattttattaactatgtagatcactgcttattagagtaatgatatgcataactgggttattttgggttatttaggttgggttagaattatttgctaaacccatgggcggtttactgtgaaggtaacccaccccaaaacccgcgtgggcggatcagctaggcctgaaaacccgccccaacccgtggtttaacaagtctagtataaaagggcatactattagagcaagagaatagggcgctacgtgctgaaaatgccatacaaaggcaaaagcaagctcgtacgcatagatggatagctcataATAATagtctgtctgtacaagaggctaaggagctcgaggaagctcgTAATACATtttttcaggcaatacctggtccatgcgggccaccagcagaaggtgcacaagCACCAAAGATACaggcattacctacatgtagtgCTTGTAGTAGAgttgggcatagaagaaatgcttgtccagataaataataattatataaaggtgttgtggttgatttaAAAGGTCAAAGTATAGaaaatctgtatgcaggtgcgcagctcgcttacatgcgcagctcgcttaccaaccacgttatgATTGCTGAGGTTGACGTAAGTGCATCATTGGGATCTGAGACGTCGCTTCAGGGTTTTGCAGAAGCTATGAGGAAGAATCTGGGTGTTATTGCATTTCTGAGCGATGATATACATTAGTCGCACCCGCCTATTGGTATTTATTGAGAATAATTATCGGTATATTCTTATAGTTTGAGAGATACGGTTCCCAACTACTCCTACGAGCCTTTGAAGGTTTGCACTTAATTGAGACGACTAGTTTTATTTTGTCAGACTATAGGTAGGTGAGTATGACACGTTCTCTGACTGGGTGAATCTATCGTCGTTGCAGGAAGGAGGGAGAATGTTCCGGCCCGGCTCTGACGGGTACTAATTATAGAGAAAgcagtttcttcaagaactACGAAGAATATAAGCATACTCTAGTAATATCTACTAACAGGTATGTCTGAACACGCCGGGAGAGCTCAACACACGGAGGGCAGGTCGAGCTCAGTCATGTCGTATTGATTCATGAACCGCTGCACTAGGGGCCCTTTCTGGTGGTATCTGTAGCACAGTACTGCAACTTATCCTTCAATAAGCACACAGATATGCAGCTTAGAATATAGTAAGGTCGATCCCCAGACAGAGTTCGGTGAGGCCGAGGCTATAAATGACAAACCCCCATCTTCGACTGCACATCGAGCCCGTGCATTTCGCCACCATCGCTTGCCCCAATTCAGATGAGCCTGCAGACTtgatcagcttcagctccagcggACTTTATGCCTGCCAAGGTATTGAAAATTGTAATCCGCAGGATAAACAAATGCCATCAGATTACCTGGTAACGACACTTTTTAGACTTTTAGCTTGGCGAGCGGCGGTGACCTCCACTCCCCTGCGAGTTTAGCTTCTATATTTGCTGACCTGATATAGCTACAGGCACCCTAGGCTTGCCAGGGAATGATTGCCTTCCTCgtctccccttcccctccattACAGATCGCTTACCAACGATGGCCACCCTCCCCTTCGCCGTCGCTGCGCTCGCAGGCAAAGTCTACGTGATCACCGGTGGCAATACCGGGGTGGGCTTCCACACCGTCGAAGAGCTCACCAAACAAGGTGCCCACGTGTACATGGGCGCCCGATCGCCCAGTAAGGCCGAAGCCACCATGGAAAAGATTCGAGCGGATACCCCCACGGTGACGTCCACTTCATCCACATGGATCTGATGGACCGGCAGTCTGTCATCGCCGCCGCGAAGCAgtccaaggagaaggaatcaTAACTGCAAAGCCCCGTTAATAACGCAGGTATTATGGCGACACCCTTTGCATTCAGCTGTGACGGGTTCGAAGCTCAGTGGTAGACAAATTACCTTAGCCACTGGGTTCTGACCTGGCATCTGCTTGACATTCTGACGAAGACGCTGCAGGAAGAGGGTCTCGCATTGTTCATGATACAAGCGACGGACGCGGATTTGCCCGAAAAGATGGGATCGACGTCAAGGACATGAACCAGGAGAAAGGAGTGCCGTGGTCTCGCTATGGGCAGAGCAAAGTGGGAAACATCCTGCACGCAAAATAGCTCAATAAACTCTACGGGCCCGATGGTACTGAGACAGCGAAGAGGGGCATTCGAACTTCCGTGGTCCACCCGGGAAATCTCGATACTAACATTAGCAAACAGACTGCTTTCCCGAAGTTTGCCAACACTGTGTTGAAGGCCCTTCGCGCGTACTCGCACGCGAGGGAAGGAGCCTACAACCCAGTCTTTGCTGTTGCGTCGCCAGACTTCAAGGCAGCTGATAGCGGGGAGTACCCTGTGCTCGGACAGAGGATGAAGCAGCCCAGGAAGGCTGCGCAGGATTTGGAGCCAACAGCGCGGCTCTGGAAATggacggaagaagagatgcGAACAAGAATATTGCCGTACTGAGAACTGAGAAGTGGTGACATCTGGGCATGTGCTTGAGGTAACGGCTTTCTTTCATCTAATTTAGGGCAGTTGACTGCCATATATACTTTGTTATTGACTGTTGCAAGTTGCGGCTGAAACCCTATTCTTTCAGATTAGCTCAACCTACATCACACGTGAATGCCCTAGATCCACTGTTAGACCCATTTACAATACAATAACAAGTCTTAATATATGACGGAGTTTTCTGTAAGTAATCTCCTGTGCTTCTGATCCAATCATCCTGCACTTCTCATGCCTGGCTCTCGCTCGGGCTATCCTATGTCAATCTCGCAGTTTTCCGTACACAACACACATTTCCATTTCTGGATCTCTATCAGATTTAACATGAATTCGCTTTCTTTTTCATACCACAAGTTGTCCAAGTAACCGAACGCTGACGGGCTCCTCGCAGGATGTGTCAACCGCAACCATCGGCGCTTGAGTGGGCTGAACGCGCCCGTTTTTTGGCCGCCGAAGGATACATGACTCGGGGAACTGAAACTCATATGAGAACCTCTAATTTGAGGAGTCTTGTGCAATTATTTGTCTACACAAACCAGGATCTCGTTTCCGTAGAAGCATGGGTGTAGATTGAAACACTTCTTGTAGGAATCGTGTGGAGTGGAAATGGGGAATGAACTAAGACTAGAGAATCAGGTTGATCGAGGGTTAGCTTTTAAGTATATATCCTTCCCGACGAAATCAGCGATATTCTGTATCAAATGTGGATGAACAAGTAGCCGTTTGTTCCCCGGCACAACTGGTGGCGTTACCCTCGAGAAAGGACTTCTTCCGGCGTTACTGCTAAGGAAAATCTTGCAGGGAATGTAGACAACAGGGACGGACAAATTTTCAACGCTAAGGGAGCAATGCATTCAGGCATCGGATCTATCGTCAGAAGTATGTGCACATCCATATTGAAGGATAAGCGAGACGTTAGACCCATCAGCAACTTCCAGCCGGAATTTGGATGGCGTTTAGCTATCTGTTGTTCTTGGACCACAGGAAAAATAAACGAAATCCCTGCGCTCATTGAAGCGAAGGAATATGAGGCAGTCATGGAGACTGCTAAGATGCTGAAGAAGTGGATTAGGTGCAGGAGCAGTATTAGGGGTACTGATAATCCATAATTGGTAGTTGGAGAAACAGGCATCATTCGGATTTTAACACGAATTATCCACCTCTACCTTAACACTTCCCTCTAGAGTACGGTGACCATCCATACGGTCTTACCGCTAGCAACCACACCCACAGGCCGGACATCCTCCCCTCCCACACGCATACGTTGTAATCCCGCAGTCCTGCCACTTACTACACTTAATCCAGGCGCCCAAACCGGCCTTCTTAGCTGTCCAGCACCACTCTCCCTTGTTAATATTCCCGCAGGCCTTCCAGCAATACCCCCCAGAGCACCCGTACGGGGCGTCTTTGTAGCACGCTCGTTCCTCAAAAACGCCGAGGCTGTCTGAGCGAGGCTCTACGGGGCTGGTGCCTGTGTCTACCGCGCTGTTGTAGAATGAGGCATCGACCGCGTCGAGCGGCGCCAGCGACGCACCCTTGACGTGTCGGTTCCGGCCGAGCGGGTGGTCCAGGCATTTGCGGACGTCGCTGAGGGCAACGCCCGCGGGGAGGTCGACAGGGTCGATGGTCATGACATCGAGATTGCCGCATTCGACGACGGGGTCGCCTTCTGCGGCTCGCGGGGTGAGCGTCagcgcggaggagaaggcgagcatGCTGATAATGGTGACGGAGCGCTTCATCGTAGACGCAGTAGCTAGAGACCATGAGAGGTAAGTATGCTTATCAAAGTATGGATAAGCAGGAAAGAGACAAGGAGGCATACCAATTGTAGATAATTGTGTGCGTCCCCGGGCAAGTGGGAGGACTGGATATCAGACTCTGTTGTTGtgagaaatatatatcttccTGGTGAACTTTGGATGGATGGGAATAGTCTCGCCTTTATATCTCATCTCTAAAGAAAGTAGCGTCCATATCCATGGGATGACACTACCATCTAGACACCAAGGGTCTTCGGACACCAAGGGCTCCCGCCTTCCGCTGAACTGACCACAAGATGTGGTCTCTCCCAAGGAGCAAGGTTTTGGTGAGGAATACCGCTGGCGAAGTCGGTGACTGCAGGCGCGAAACAATCTCAGTCCCTATTAACCACTGGTTAAATTAAACCAGCGCCAATCCCCTGCCTGCTAGTCGTATAGTCCATGTAGTGTAGAACTGGCGTGATGCAGCTGGGAACGTCCGCGTTGGTCTTTTATTAGGGGGAcagcctggagcagctgccTGTCAATTCTGGTCCTTTCTCTTAGCGATAATAAACCAAGTATATTCGGTAATTTGCTGATGTCGTCGGGCCTTCTGCGCCAACTTACACTTATACAAGGCAAGCTCAGTAGCTTCCAATTATTCTTCTGCTGAGGCAGGTTGTCTCTGAGTCCAAGATATGCGATAGGTCTCTAAGAGTGGTTAGCTACCTTGCTAAATTCTCCTATTTCCGGCTCAGCCTATCAGGACAGACCTCAGTAAAGGATATTCGGCCAAAGTGCTATCACGATCGCCGCCAACCAATAAAAATCCCTATTATCTGTTGATTGTCTTAGGGGAGGCCTCGACACCTAGCTTCCTTGAACTGAGACACAGCAGTTAGAGCGGCCCTTTTTGCGCTTATTTTAGACAAAAGCTACGGCTCCAGGATCCATTATTGGCCacagaagagagcgaaggAAGCCCTGCATCACTAGAGTGATTAATTACCCCGGGGATTTTGAAGAGCCTAATAGGAAGCAGGCCACAAGCATCGAGAGCTCCACTTGGCCTCTGAGACTACCTCCATGGTGGCACCATGATTTGTGGTGTCAGAAAACCGAATTCGCGCTAACCATCTAGAACGTCAACAGAGCGCCACTCCATAATGTCTCATATTCAATCTGACTCCCTGGATTGCTAGCATATGACTACTCTGGGTAAAGGATGGCTGTTTCCCACTTCAATTTGGCCGATCCAGGGCACGCACTGCCTACGATCGTCCTGCAAGAATAAAGGTCCGGACCGTGCCTTGGTATTACTGAGGTTACATTGATGGGGCCAGGTTTGCCTTGCCCTTGCAAGTGGGCACACGATAGCCAGATACAGATATTTCTTGTGTGCATGCTTGTGGCTAAGAGCAGCAACAGGGTGGAATACCCTTCCAGTTCTGAATACCCTTCATAACTGCACTTGAAGGGCCTGTGATCGGATAGATCTTTATATAATAATGTAATAACAGTTTTTGCTAAAATGATGGTTTTCTTTATGGAAAGTGAGTCCCAGGCAGCAAAAGAGGGTTATCACCAATAGGCTGCCCGGGGTGACTTTAGACCACGTTGCTTGTTAGCCTGACACCAGTGATGCTAGGTATATAAAAAGCAGGCTTCCCCCCAGACTAAGCGTTAGAATCCAGCACTGAACTTTGCCACAGTCTCGGTGAGCACGTGAGTTATATATACTCTTCTAGTAACAGATAGAGCCAAGCCTGCTGCTTCCGAATATATTTGTCTCTTGTTCCCAGTGTATAAGCACCGGCCATCCTTACCGTTATACACACCCATACCCCTCGAGTACTTCCGCGTGAGATTCAAAGGTACGaaatctccttcctccatgCCAAGATCTCTCTTTTTTGATCAGCCCTCTTCTGTGAGTTTATCTTGTTATTCTCTCTCTAGGGCTAATCACACCACTAGATAAGATCATAGACCAACTTGACCGCCAACATGAAATTCCATACTTACTTATCCCTCCTGCTCGGCATCTCGGCAACCACTGCCCTTGCCGCTCTTCGCCCAGACGCAACCCCCGACGAGGTCGCCGCGGCCGAAGCGGAGTGCGGATCTATGGGTGTGATGAGGATCGACCCAGCAGAGCTGCCTGAGGGCGTTACGATGGCCGACGTCCGCATGTGCGCCGACCACCCCCTCGGCGCTGGGGCGTATCcgggtcctggtcctgggGCTTTTGCCAGGTTCCGTCGATTCCTCCCGAGTTGGGTGTTTTGAGGACATGACGGGGCAGGGCACCGTAGGTAGTCCGGCGGCAGGCAGGCAGGCTCCTTCTGCTCATGCTATTTTTTCATACCTGGTCTGGCGCCTGTGCTATGCGATGCCGGGTAGCTGCTGGGAAGGAATGAAGCTCTTGgaggatgttgttgatgttgactTTGGAACAAGTTTGATGGTAATGGTAGATTAATACTGAGCGGTCTGGATCGGAATAGCAAGGAGATGGGATCTTCGCTGTTTCCCACGATAATATCAATATCGATATCCTCGAGTTTAATAAGTGGATTTCTACCAGAAAAGCATAATATGTCCAACATATCTGGAGTTGAGCTGCTTCCCCAGCCCCCATGGTATCTGTGCATAATGCATACCAAAGCCTTATCACCTGCAAAGGATATCGTAGAATCAAATCTTATAGGGTTTGTGCTGATCGCGTACCAAAAATTATAGATTCTCCCGCCCAGCGCATCGACTTTAGTGCCCTGCTTCAGTGATAAGAGCCCGTAAACACACGCCCCGCACGCACCTAACCGCATACTATAGTGACAGTGTTAACTTCTGCAGAGCGGCTTTCCTTCCACATAGACCTTGACACAACTCGCGGGTTATTCATCACGGGGGTCCGCCAATCCCGTGATAGGTCGGGTTTGGGTACGTCGTCTAAACCCGTGGGCTGGCAAACAGTACAAACATGGTGTATAAACCCAATTTCTAGATGTGTCACTGTTTCCATGCGCAGGATATATCCTGATTGGGGGACTTTACGCAAGAGGGATTCTTGGCGCTTACCCCTGGGCTACAAAGTCCGCACGGGTTAGCGAGTTCTGGTTTGATAGGCAGTATATTATCAGAACTTAGATCTCCAAGAAtgggttagccctttttggctgagtAGGAAGTCCAATGCGTTTCAGGCTTTGACCTTGGACTGGTCATGGGTTTTTAGGGCTGTTCACGATTTGCCTATCTGCCTATTTTGACGATACTATATCGTTGACGATACTATATAGTCTATCATTAAGCTTGACGATACTATTTGACGATCATGATCGGCAGGCCATGCCTTTGACGATACTACATCGGCAACTATTTGACAATATCAGCAAATTGTCAAAGTTACTTAATTAGTACTAGCTACGATTATTTTGCTTCAGCTTgtttataatatatatccttgatACTTTGCAACTAACGTTTAAGTAGAGTAGGCATCATctatcaacatcaacattctcatcatctcagcCTTCATAGAGTGCCGCCGAATCCCTAGCAAGTCTCTCCCCTTGTTGAATAGCCTCTCAACCGCGACTTctgaggctgggattgcAAGGAAGTCccttgcagctgcagccatttGAGGCAGTTCATCCTTATGTACACGCTACCAATTGCAAAGCCAATTTGTATCAGTTGTATCAACTATAGTAACTCGAGGATTGTCAAAATATTGATCAATATCAGAATGATAAGGCAAGGCTTTTGGTTGCAGTCGTTGGAGCATTCGCGATTCCACATTGCTAGACTGGGAAGTTGGTATAAACAGTTGGGGTAAGCCAATTCCTTGTAGCTCTCTCTCAGGAAGAGAATATCTCTGGTAAAGATTATCACGGATAGCCTTTAAAATAAGTTTACCTgcttctttatcttcaaTCTCACTCAGAATTAGGTCTCCTTTGACCTGAGGATCCAGGATCAGAGCTGTGTAGTACACATCACAATTATCTATGAATGTGTAGTACTTTTTGTACTTTGTTAAGCCTTCCTTTATTGCATATGCAATATCATGATCCAACCCTGCAAAGGCTCCTTGAGATTCAGATGCTTTGTATAGTAAATCATGTAGCTCATAGTAAAGTGGTACAGCAAGACTGATCTGTGGTCTCTTCTCAGATAAGAATAATATAAGTTCATTAAATTTGGCAAGAACTTGGTGTATTTGAGTAAGCTGTAACCATTCATTATCTGTAAATGGAGAGATCTCAGCCTGGAGAGCCAGAAAATGATTAATCTGGGCTTTTGCTTATAACCCATCATCAAGCATTCAATATGTAGAATTCCATCGAGTTTCAACATCATATTCAATGTATTTATCAGAGAGGTCCATGAATCGGCAAATATCCTTCCATTTTTGCCTTTGTTGAGGGCTGCGATCAATCCAAAGACTGAGAATTCAGAGctttgccaatgctgactgTGTAGATATAGGCTGTCCATTGCAGAGACTAATACAGGCAGCATATGCCTCCTCACTACTGCCAGATTTCAGTGCTCGAAGAATGTCCTTCACAACCAAGTTCAAGATATAAGCTAGGCAGCGGATATAACTATCAAGTCCTTGAAACTGAAGTATACTGCTTTCACCTATATTTCCCTTTAAAGTATAGTATAGCTCTGAAGCCATTGTCTTGTTGTTACTGGCATTATCTCCAGTAATTATGATTAACTTCTCTTCAAGGTCCAACTCAGATAGAGTTAGttgaacagcagcagcaaggtTTTCTCTACTATAGACTCCATGGAGTTCTGTAAACTCTAGCACCTTTTCCTGGTATATAAAGTCCTCCATGAGCCAGTGGCCAATAATACCAAGAATTGGAAGGTggttctggcttgtccaaatatCAAGAGACAAAGCAATAGACTTGCATGTTATTTTAAGCTCTTCTTTTAATTGCAAACGTTGTATCTCAAAGTTATCTATAAGCCGCCGGCGAAGTGTTGCTTgagaagaaaatggaagTATAATTCCTGGAGTATCTTGAAATATCTGCTGAAACTCTGGTAACTTGATAGTTATAAATGCTTGTTTGTCTCGAATGATCCAACAAAGAATGTTTTTTTCAAGGTGTTCTTGATGTGAGAGACTCTCTTGCTTGGTGATAAAGCTCATAATACTAGGCTGCCCTGATCTAACAGAGGCTTTGGCTTGGGAATAAGGTGCAAAGATTGAATGTTTCTCCAGATGTTGTTGCATATTGGTGGTAGAGGTCTTTCTTAATCAATCTTAGTAACTCCAAAGATATTAAGTTCCAGTTTTATCGTCAAAATAAGCACATCAGATATCTCTGTCTGATAACATCCTTTTCCTAGTTTTCCATACTGTCCATTCCCGATTCACTTTAGTAATCTGGAAGTGAtcccaaacccagccagTAACTGGTGCTGACCGTGGTCGTTTTTGAGAGTAATGAAAGCGGGTTTCAGTGGGCATTGCGCTGGCTATGGTCTGTGATATTGACTCCGAAGGCATAATATCAGAGGAAGTGGTAATATTGGTAAATGTATCAAGTTCTGCTTGAAAGGATTCAGATATCTGATCTTCAGGCAGACTCTCATCATCATACCCATTATTAAGAAGAAGGTAATTAGGTCGTCGTTGACGAGTAGTCATTCGTTCATTTTCACTTAAGGCCATAGTTGCAAAATTTGCAACTTAATCCTTAGAATCAGTGGTCTTGAATATTAAAATATTTAGCTGTCGAGCAGGAAAATTTTTCAAGGGAAGCAGAATAATATCCCTAAGCTTATTAAGAATATAAGTCAGGATAACCCTGTAAAACTTCATATCTATCAGGCAAAGATTATCATAAGTAGGTAAAATCATGTGATATTTAACGATAATAGTATCGGCAATGATATTTAACAATATAGTATCGGCACCtgaggatctcgacgatATTATTTGACGATCAAGATAGTCAAGCTTTGAATTTGACGATACTATTGCCGATATTCAAAAACTATGACTATATAGTATCGTGAACAGCCCTGTGGGTTTTGTTATATTATATACTCGCACGATAGCTCACCCCATCTGCATTCGCTCCCAGAGTAATGAGAACCCAAACTAAGCAGGCTTCTCTGCACAAATATCCATTATATATCTAGATTCCTGGCAGTAATATACAAGTACTCACAGTATTTTACTTGTTGTAGTTTTATTGTAATGGTCTGCCGTGGGACATCAATTAATCAGGGACCCTGGACAAGGCAACGAGTCTTGCCCGGTTCGGGCCGACAGTGGAGCGTTGATAACCAGCAGCCGTAAGGTCGACGCTGGCTCAGGGGATTGATAGTCAAATACGACCAGCTGGTACGACGAGACAGTGCGGCTCTGGGACACGGCAACAGGtagcctgcagcagacccTGAGCACTGGGGAATTGTGACTGAACTACACTTTTCTCAGGATTGTTCATACATTGACACCAACCGAGGGCCGCTCAACATTCACGCCAGGCGTGGTGAGTATATCTCCCCTTTGTCCAAAGCGAGTCCGGAGATATCTGTGGATGAGAGGAACTGGATTGTCGTCAATGATAAACGGATATTAGGGCTTCCTCCTGAGGCCAGGGTTTCTTGTTCAGCGGTAAAatcagatatccctgccCTTGCACATGCGTCAGAACGATTTATCTTCATCGGATTTCGAGTATACCAGGTGTCGACCAATAACAGTTATCTTCCTGTCCTTCTTATTTTCCGCTCTTTTCAAAGCCTGGAAGAGATAGACAATTTGTTCGCACAGATTTATTAAGCTTGAACACTGCGCAAACGGTCAGAATTATAATCTCCTTGATGACCGCCTTTGAGCAGGGACTAATGTCTCCTGTTAAACCATCTTGCATGAGGTATTAGCTATCGATCGTACCACCGTCGAAGCACTTAGTCACTGAGTGTCAGCACGCGTACTATCATTCCTCTCAGCCCTTGGGAGGACAGCTTCGGGAAGCAGTGGCGGTCTCTATGGTGCGCGAAACGGCTATACAGACCTTCTACCGACATACCATACTCGGCGGCCTTTTAATATGTTGGAGTAAGAATGAGTTGTACGATGGGGTATTGGCATGGGCTATAGGCAGCCAGGAAGGATTGTCCTGCGTATGGCATGGCACATGAATACCCAATCAAGGCTGTTATTCTCGTTTCTTACGAGTCCTTCACTTTAGTGTTTCATAGAGACCTTTCCTTCCTGCCCGAGGAACAGATGTCATTTTGACCATATGAATGAGAACAAAGCCGTGTACCAACAGATTTTGCGGCTCCAGACTGTTGTCAGCTGGCACCACACCACCATCGCCACGTCGACGGCTTTTGGCGCTCAGCGATGAACGGCTCCAAGTAACGGACATAAGTTGCAGCAGTTGGGTATACCAGCTCTGAAACGATCGTACCCCTACCAGTTCAGTGTAATGCTCTCGAGGTCGAGTTCTGGTGCAGAGTAAAAGGGCACATTGACAAAGACCTGGCAAACTCTCAATAAGCTCAGTTACAAGAGACAGAGATTAATAGTGGGTGACGCGTGCGTTAGTTCCACCGCTGTAGAGGTAGATGGCCCGAGGTAGGTGGAGTCCAGAGTCAGGTTGGAA
It includes:
- a CDS encoding uncharacterized protein (transcript_id=CADANIAT00002788), coding for MKRSVTIISMLAFSSALTLTPRAAEGDPVVECGNLDVMTIDPVDLPAGVALSDVRKCLDHPLGRNRHVKGASLAPLDAVDASFYNSAVDTGTSPVEPRSDSLGVFEERACYKDAPYGCSGGYCWKACGNINKGEWCWTAKKAGLGAWIKCNPMPECIAPLALKICPSLLSTFPARFSLAVTPEEVLSRGLSSFPISTPHDSYKKCFNLHPCFYGNEILRFSYEFQFPESCILRRPKNGRVQPTQAPMVAVDTSCEEPVSVRLLGQLVV
- a CDS encoding uncharacterized protein (transcript_id=CADANIAT00002789), which encodes MPRSLFFDQPSSTNLTANMKFHTYLSLLLGISATTALAALRPDATPDEVAAAEAECGSMGVMRIDPAELPEGVTMADVRMCADHPLGAGAYPGPGPGAFARFRRFLPSWVF
- a CDS encoding uncharacterized protein (transcript_id=CADANIAT00002787); the protein is MRSSLTNHVMIAEVDFERYGSQLLLRAFEGRKEGECSGPALTGTNYRESSFFKNYEEYKHTLVISTNSKVDPQTEFATGTLGLPGNDCLPRLPFPSITDRLPTMATLPFAVAALAGKVYVITGGNTGVGFHTVEELTKQGAHVYMGARSPSKAEATMEKIRADTPTLNKLYGPDGTETAKRGIRTSVVHPGNLDTNISKQTAFPKFANTVLKALRAYSHAREGAYNPVFAVASPDFKAADSGEYPVLGQRMKQPRKAAQDLEPTARLWKWTEEEMRTRILPY
- a CDS encoding uncharacterized protein (transcript_id=CADANIAT00002790), with product MQQHLEKHSIFAPYSQAKASVRSGQPSIMSFITKQESLSHQEHLEKNILCWIIRDKQAFITIKLPEFQQIFQDTPGIILPFSSQATLRRRLIDNFEIQRLQLKEELKITCKSIALSLDIWTSQNHLPILGIIGHWLMEDFIYQEKVLEFTELHGVYSRENLAAAVQLTLSELDLEEKLIIITGDNASNNKTMASELYYTLKGNIGESSILQFQGLDSYIRCLAYILNLVVKDILRALKSGSSEEAYAACISLCNGQPISTQSALAKL